CGCTCGTCGGCGTGGTGCTCGACACCGAGCCGCCCGCAGAGCCCTCCCCTGCCCCCGCGCCGCGGGTGTTCGCCGTCAGCGCGGGCATCCTGCCGCTCGAGCGGGACCGCGTCGCCGCCCTTGGTGATCCGGAGGTCGCTGCATATTACAACGAATTCGGTCAGGTGCCTGGGTGGTGGGCCGCGCTCGGGCGCGACGCGGGGATCCTCGCGCGCCAGGCCGTGAGCGTGCTGCCCTCGAACACCACGGCAGACCCCAAGGCGGTCGCCCAGCGCCACGCGATCGTCGCCGCCGCGCTCGGCCGAGCGCAGGCGCCTTTGTGGACCACCGAGGCCAGCGGCTTCGCGGGCCAGCGCGTGCTCTCGCGCTCACTGCGGGTCGTGGAGCTGAAGTAGACGAGCTGACGTAGACGAGCTGACGTAGACGAGCTGACGTAGACGAGCTGACGTAGACGAGGCGCGATCCTGGGGCCCAAGCCGTGACTGCGTCAGCGCGCGGCCTCCGCCGAAGCGTCGACCACCACCAGCCGGTACGACGCCATGTCGAGGTGAAAGTGGTCCGCGTGGCCCGGGTAACCCGGGCCGAGCACCACGCGAAACAGCGACGTGTCCCGCGCGAGCCGGAGCGCGAGGCGGTGCAAGAAGCGGCGGTGCAGCGCGCGCACGGGAGACTCACGCCCACGGGCCGCCCCGACCGCCCCGAAATGGGCGGCCACGCTCACGTCGAAGGCGCCTCGGAGCGCGCGCGGCGCGCCGGCCGGCAGCGCCGCCCCAGGGGGCAGCGCGCCGAAGCTGAAGGCGTCGACGTCGATGGCGTTGCCGAGGCCATGCTCGCTCACCAGGTGGGGATACGCCGGGATGCGCCGGCAGTTGAAGGTCCCCAGGTGGTGCATGCGGATCGGCGGGCGCCCGTACACCTCGATCGCCACGGCGCGCGCGGCGTCCTCGAGCCCGCGGAGCTTCGCGACGAACGCCGGGTGCACGCGGGCCGGCGCGTGGAAGCGCAGCGCGCTGCCCGAGTAGTCGGTGAGCGGCATGGCGGGGCAGCGCACCGGCCCCCGCGCGGGGATCTCCCGCGAGACCTCGTCGAGCGCGTAGGTGTCGTCGGCGCGCGCAGGCGATGTGTGAAGCGC
This genomic window from Myxococcales bacterium contains:
- a CDS encoding extensin family protein, yielding MTLLNQSVASVASVASVARIAPVAASVVLGFALHTSPARADDTYALDEVSREIPARGPVRCPAMPLTDYSGSALRFHAPARVHPAFVAKLRGLEDAARAVAIEVYGRPPIRMHHLGTFNCRRIPAYPHLVSEHGLGNAIDVDAFSFGALPPGAALPAGAPRALRGAFDVSVAAHFGAVGAARGRESPVRALHRRFLHRLALRLARDTSLFRVVLGPGYPGHADHFHLDMASYRLVVVDASAEAAR